A region of Thermobifida halotolerans DNA encodes the following proteins:
- the mtrB gene encoding MtrAB system histidine kinase MtrB, which yields MSDIVPGANAAVPATDGEAASTRWQRTGNALRAGYLVTQRLARTLVTAVHSRWRRSLQLRVVTTTLVASVLVTAVLGFFMVQQVRSDLLKAKEQAAFSDHHIGLTTALGILQDSGQQDPERQLDEIVEELSARSGSTGLYDVVILPSVGGMTGRASGGVGEGSVPAQLREEVQDSAGDTQHGRYTEIVRGAEREPGLAVGAQLSSAYELYYLFPLDNEQQMLDLVQRTLVLVASVMVLLLAAIAYVVTRQVVTPVRQAASSAERLSSGDLSERMRVRGEDDLARLAVSFNDMAGSLQEKIQELEELSKVQRQFVSDVSHELRTPLTTIRMAGDLLFEERDGFDPTMRRSVELLQSQLERFEELLADLLEISRHDAGAATLAVERTDIRDSVLKAVSEAEQIAEKRGIKVVLRLPAEPCAAEFDARRINRILRNLIVNAIEHSEGKDVVVTAAGDRDAVAVAVRDFGVGLKEGEEHLCFDRFWRADPARARTTGGTGLGLSIAKEDAQLHGGWLQAWGRPGEGSQFRLSLPRVSGTELRGSPLPLVPPEVALGGTLSVFSGQQVGLETVRGAGAGEET from the coding sequence GTGTCGGACATCGTCCCCGGTGCGAACGCGGCTGTCCCCGCCACGGACGGGGAGGCCGCGTCCACGCGATGGCAGCGGACGGGGAACGCGCTGCGCGCCGGGTACCTGGTCACCCAGCGCCTGGCCCGCACCCTCGTCACCGCCGTGCACTCGCGGTGGCGGCGCTCCCTGCAGCTGCGCGTGGTCACCACCACCCTGGTGGCGTCGGTGCTGGTCACCGCGGTCCTGGGGTTCTTCATGGTGCAGCAGGTCCGCTCCGACCTGCTCAAGGCCAAGGAGCAGGCCGCGTTCAGCGACCACCACATCGGTCTGACCACCGCCCTGGGCATCCTCCAGGACAGCGGCCAGCAGGACCCCGAACGCCAACTCGACGAGATCGTCGAGGAACTCAGCGCGCGCAGCGGGTCCACCGGCCTGTACGACGTGGTGATCCTGCCCTCGGTGGGCGGCATGACCGGCCGGGCCAGCGGCGGGGTCGGAGAGGGCAGCGTGCCCGCGCAGTTGCGGGAGGAGGTGCAGGACAGCGCCGGCGACACCCAGCACGGTCGCTACACCGAGATCGTCCGCGGCGCCGAGCGTGAGCCCGGACTCGCCGTGGGAGCCCAACTGTCCAGCGCCTACGAGCTCTACTACCTCTTCCCCCTGGACAACGAGCAGCAGATGCTCGACCTGGTGCAGCGCACTCTGGTCCTGGTCGCCTCCGTGATGGTCCTGCTGCTGGCGGCCATCGCCTACGTGGTCACCCGGCAGGTGGTCACGCCGGTGCGCCAGGCCGCGAGTTCGGCCGAGAGGCTGTCCTCCGGGGACCTGTCGGAGCGGATGCGGGTGCGCGGCGAGGACGACCTCGCGCGCCTGGCGGTGTCCTTCAACGACATGGCGGGCAGCCTCCAGGAGAAGATCCAGGAGTTGGAGGAGCTGTCCAAGGTCCAGCGCCAGTTCGTCTCCGACGTCTCGCACGAGCTGCGCACCCCGTTGACGACCATCCGCATGGCGGGGGACCTGCTGTTCGAGGAGCGCGACGGCTTCGACCCCACGATGCGGCGCTCCGTGGAGCTGCTGCAGAGCCAACTGGAGCGCTTCGAGGAGCTGCTCGCCGACCTGCTGGAGATCAGCAGGCACGACGCCGGGGCCGCCACGCTGGCCGTCGAGCGCACCGACATCCGCGACTCGGTCCTCAAGGCCGTCAGCGAGGCCGAGCAGATCGCGGAGAAGCGCGGGATCAAGGTGGTGCTGCGGCTGCCCGCGGAACCGTGCGCCGCCGAGTTCGACGCCCGCCGCATCAACCGCATCCTGCGCAACCTCATCGTCAACGCGATCGAGCACAGCGAGGGCAAGGACGTCGTCGTGACGGCGGCCGGGGACCGGGACGCCGTGGCGGTGGCGGTCCGCGACTTCGGGGTCGGCCTCAAGGAGGGAGAGGAGCACCTGTGCTTCGACCGCTTCTGGCGGGCCGATCCGGCCCGGGCGCGCACCACGGGCGGAACCGGTCTGGGGCTGTCCATCGCCAAGGAGGACGCGCAACTGCACGGGGGCTGGCTCCAGGCGTGGGGCAGGCCCGGCGAGGGGTCGCAGTTCCGGCTGTCGCTGCCGCGGGTGTCCGGTACCGAGCTGCGGGGCTCCCCGCTGCCGCTGGTGCCGCCGGAGGTCGCGCTGGGAGGAACGCTGTCGGTGTTCAGCGGCCAGCAGGTGGGTCTGGAGACCGTGCGCGGAGCGGGCGCGGGGGAGGAAACGTGA
- the mtrA gene encoding MtrAB system response regulator MtrA — MKGRVLVVDDDLALAEMLGIVLRGEGFEPSFVHDGDKALEAFRETKPDLVLLDLMLPGADGIDVCRQIRAESGVPIVMLTAKSDTVDIVLGLESGADDYIVKPFKPKELVARIRVRLRRTEEPAPEVLQIGDITIDVAGHSVRRGDQPISLTPLEFDLLVALARKPRQVFTREVLLEQVWGYRHAADTRLVNVHVQRLRAKIEKDPEHPEIVVTVRGVGYKAGVA, encoded by the coding sequence ATGAAGGGACGCGTACTGGTCGTCGACGACGACCTCGCTCTCGCCGAAATGCTGGGCATCGTGCTCAGAGGCGAAGGCTTCGAGCCGTCGTTCGTCCACGACGGGGACAAGGCCCTGGAGGCCTTCCGCGAGACCAAGCCCGACCTGGTGCTGCTGGACCTCATGCTGCCCGGCGCGGACGGCATCGACGTGTGCCGTCAGATCCGCGCCGAGTCCGGTGTCCCCATCGTGATGCTCACCGCCAAGAGCGACACGGTGGACATCGTTCTCGGGTTGGAGTCCGGCGCCGACGACTACATCGTCAAACCGTTCAAGCCCAAGGAGCTGGTGGCCCGCATCCGGGTCCGACTGCGCCGCACCGAGGAGCCCGCTCCCGAGGTGCTGCAGATCGGTGACATCACCATCGACGTCGCCGGGCACTCCGTCCGCCGCGGCGACCAGCCGATCAGCCTCACCCCGCTGGAGTTCGACCTGCTCGTCGCGCTCGCGCGCAAGCCCCGCCAGGTCTTCACCCGCGAGGTGCTGCTGGAGCAGGTGTGGGGATACCGGCACGCCGCCGACACCCGGCTGGTCAACGTGCACGTCCAGCGGCTGCGGGCCAAGATCGAAAAAGACCCCGAGCACCCGGAGATCGTGGTCACGGTGCGGGGCGTCGGATACAAGGCCGGTGTCGCCTGA
- a CDS encoding DUF4129 domain-containing protein → MVSRDEGARIAWDELSDPVYGEAQPSLLERLLQWFDDRLEDLLGRAEAALPGGWWTLGALLVVLALLVAALIWYLRPGRVSRRAAPLDSSAEMTADDHRGLAERHAARGAYAEAIRERLRAVVRDLEDRAVISPRLGRTATELAAEASAVLPERRAELHRAAALFNDVWYGDREATSEGYGLLCALDDALRSAVPSTPAEPPR, encoded by the coding sequence ATGGTGAGCCGCGACGAGGGAGCCCGGATCGCCTGGGACGAGCTGTCCGACCCGGTCTACGGCGAAGCCCAGCCGTCCCTGCTCGAACGCCTGCTCCAGTGGTTCGACGACCGACTGGAGGACCTGTTGGGGCGGGCGGAGGCGGCTCTTCCGGGCGGCTGGTGGACCCTGGGCGCGCTGCTGGTGGTCCTCGCGCTCCTGGTCGCGGCGCTCATCTGGTACCTGCGCCCGGGCCGGGTCTCCCGGCGCGCGGCCCCCCTCGACTCCTCCGCCGAGATGACCGCGGACGACCACCGCGGGCTGGCCGAGCGGCACGCCGCGCGGGGCGCCTACGCCGAGGCGATCCGGGAGCGGCTGCGCGCGGTCGTCCGCGACCTCGAGGACCGCGCCGTGATCTCCCCCAGGCTGGGACGCACCGCCACCGAACTGGCGGCCGAGGCCTCCGCCGTGCTCCCGGAGCGGCGCGCCGAACTGCACCGGGCCGCGGCACTGTTCAACGACGTCTGGTACGGCGACCGCGAGGCGACCTCCGAGGGGTACGGTCTGCTGTGCGCACTCGACGACGCGCTGCGCTCCGCCGTGCCCTCGACCCCCGCGGAGCCGCCCCGATGA
- a CDS encoding DUF4350 domain-containing protein — MTPPPSPPPPAATASSALSPGLAGLWRRLRGPLAFLLVAVGIATVLAWGAQPLPEGPLDPEAPTPEGSRALAQILEDRGSEVTVARTAEEAASAVAPDSVLLVVLGDRLLPEDVERIAGLPGELVLVDPTAEMLDALAPGVEMDGLSETGTPAPRCGLRAAVLAGAVELDHRLYVGGSVACYPGDGGHGLVQTSDGGRTVTVLGSATPLSNERLGHEGNAALLLNLLAGHDVVWFVPDFPESEAPEPESLVHPGFFLSLPVLLAAFALLALWRGRRLGPLVAERLPVVVRASETTEGRARLYASRRARDRAAAALRSGLVGRLRPGLGLGPDATPETVVAAVSARCARSPQEVRVLLYGEPAGSDPFTHDDAGLVRLADELDRLEREVRQS, encoded by the coding sequence ATGACGCCGCCCCCCTCCCCCCCGCCCCCCGCCGCCACGGCCTCCTCCGCGCTCTCCCCCGGCCTCGCCGGACTGTGGCGGCGGCTCCGCGGCCCACTGGCGTTCCTCCTCGTCGCCGTGGGGATCGCCACCGTCCTGGCGTGGGGTGCCCAGCCGCTGCCCGAGGGCCCCCTCGACCCCGAGGCGCCCACCCCCGAGGGGTCCCGCGCCCTGGCGCAGATCCTCGAGGACCGCGGCTCCGAGGTCACCGTCGCGCGCACGGCCGAGGAGGCGGCGTCCGCGGTCGCACCGGACTCGGTCCTGCTGGTGGTGCTGGGCGACCGACTGCTCCCCGAGGACGTCGAGCGGATCGCCGGACTGCCCGGCGAACTGGTGCTGGTGGACCCGACCGCCGAGATGCTCGACGCGCTGGCCCCCGGGGTCGAGATGGACGGCCTCTCCGAGACCGGCACGCCCGCCCCCCGGTGCGGTCTGCGGGCCGCGGTCCTGGCCGGAGCCGTCGAACTCGACCACAGACTGTACGTCGGCGGCTCCGTCGCCTGCTATCCGGGGGACGGGGGCCACGGGCTGGTCCAGACCTCCGACGGGGGACGCACGGTCACGGTGCTGGGCTCGGCCACCCCGCTGTCCAACGAGCGCCTGGGCCACGAGGGCAACGCGGCGCTGCTGCTGAACCTGCTGGCCGGGCACGACGTGGTGTGGTTCGTTCCCGACTTCCCCGAGTCCGAGGCGCCCGAGCCCGAGAGCCTGGTGCACCCGGGCTTCTTCCTGTCCCTGCCCGTGCTGCTGGCCGCGTTCGCGCTGCTGGCGCTGTGGCGCGGCCGGCGGCTGGGGCCGCTGGTGGCCGAGCGCCTTCCGGTCGTGGTGCGCGCCTCGGAGACCACGGAGGGCCGGGCGCGGCTGTACGCGTCCCGCCGGGCCCGGGACCGCGCCGCCGCCGCGCTGCGCTCGGGGCTGGTCGGCCGCCTCCGTCCGGGACTGGGGCTCGGTCCCGACGCCACCCCCGAGACGGTCGTGGCGGCTGTCTCCGCGCGCTGCGCACGCTCCCCCCAGGAGGTGCGCGTCCTGCTGTACGGCGAACCGGCCGGCTCCGATCCCTTCACGCACGACGACGCGGGACTGGTCCGACTCGCCGACGAACTCGATCGACTCGAAAGAGAGGTAAGGCAGTCGTGA
- a CDS encoding AAA family ATPase has translation MSDVHPGSEPSADSARHALITLRSEVAKAVVGQEETVTGLVIALLCRGHVLLEGVPGVAKTLLVRTVSAALSLDHRRVQFTPDLMPGDVTGSMVYDARTAKFEFREGPVFTNLLLADEINRTPPKTQAALLEAMEERQVTTDGRPMALPDPFVVTATQNPVEYEGTYPLPEAQLDRFLLKLIVPLPERAHEVEMLGRHAAGFDPGDLTAAGVRAVAGAAELKAARDAVNAVHVAPQVLGYIVDVCRATRTSPSLLLGASPRGATALLRTSRAWAWLSGRDYVTPDDVKALAKATLRHRVALRPEAELEGATTDGVLDGVLASVPVPR, from the coding sequence GTGAGCGACGTCCACCCGGGCTCCGAGCCGTCCGCCGACTCGGCCCGACACGCCCTGATCACGCTGCGCTCCGAGGTGGCCAAAGCCGTGGTGGGCCAGGAGGAGACGGTGACCGGGCTGGTCATCGCGCTGCTGTGCCGCGGGCACGTGCTGCTGGAGGGGGTGCCGGGCGTGGCCAAGACCCTGCTGGTGCGGACGGTCTCCGCCGCGCTGTCGCTGGACCACAGGCGCGTCCAGTTCACTCCGGACCTCATGCCCGGCGACGTGACCGGGTCGATGGTCTACGACGCGCGGACCGCGAAGTTCGAGTTCCGCGAGGGGCCGGTCTTCACCAACCTGCTGCTGGCCGACGAGATCAACCGCACGCCTCCCAAGACGCAGGCCGCGCTGCTGGAGGCGATGGAGGAGCGGCAGGTCACCACCGACGGGCGCCCGATGGCGCTGCCCGACCCGTTCGTGGTGACGGCCACGCAGAACCCGGTGGAGTACGAGGGCACCTACCCGCTGCCCGAGGCCCAGCTCGACCGCTTCCTGCTGAAGCTGATCGTTCCACTGCCCGAACGCGCCCACGAGGTCGAGATGCTCGGTCGGCACGCCGCCGGTTTCGACCCCGGCGACCTGACCGCGGCGGGGGTGCGCGCGGTGGCGGGGGCGGCCGAGCTCAAGGCCGCCCGCGACGCGGTGAACGCGGTGCACGTCGCCCCGCAGGTGCTCGGCTACATCGTGGACGTCTGCCGGGCCACGCGGACGTCGCCCTCGCTGCTGCTGGGGGCCTCCCCGCGCGGTGCGACCGCGCTGCTGCGCACCAGCCGGGCGTGGGCGTGGCTGTCGGGTCGCGACTACGTGACGCCCGACGACGTCAAGGCTCTGGCGAAGGCGACCCTGCGGCACCGTGTCGCGCTGCGCCCCGAGGCGGAGCTGGAGGGCGCGACCACCGACGGTGTCCTCGACGGCGTGCTGGCCTCGGTGCCGGTTCCCCGCTGA
- a CDS encoding DUF58 domain-containing protein, protein MAVTGRAVFLAFVGVAAAFVAAPAGAWVPWVVLGSLLVALLADLALAPSSRAVRLEHGGDTSARLGDSAEVWLVVTNTGRRTLRATVRDAWRPSAGAAPRSHSLVVPPGGRRLVRTALTPSRRGDQSCAHVTVRSHGPLRLAARQSSHSAPWTVRVLPPFRSRRHLPGKLSRLRELDGQHRAMIRGQGSEFDSLREYVPGDDVRSIDWRATARRETVVVRTWRPERDRRILLVLDTSRTSAGRVGDLPRLEHSMDAALLLTALAARAGDRVDFLAYDRRVRARVRAHGRGSTLQAIVSAMAPLEPELVEVDAAGMVAAVLGGQRRSRQLVVLLTDLNAAALEEGLLPRLAALTARHLVLVAAVADPRVTEMAAERGDTRAVYNAAAAQRTIVERRRVTAELRRRGVEVVEAVPEELAPALADAYITLKAQGRL, encoded by the coding sequence ATGGCTGTCACCGGTCGTGCGGTGTTCCTGGCGTTCGTCGGGGTGGCGGCGGCGTTCGTCGCCGCGCCCGCGGGCGCCTGGGTGCCGTGGGTGGTCCTGGGGTCACTGCTGGTGGCCCTGCTGGCGGATCTCGCGCTGGCCCCGAGCTCCCGCGCGGTGCGCCTGGAACACGGGGGCGACACCTCGGCGCGGCTGGGCGACAGCGCCGAGGTGTGGCTGGTCGTCACCAATACGGGGCGGCGCACCCTGCGCGCCACCGTGCGCGACGCCTGGCGGCCCTCCGCCGGGGCCGCGCCGCGCTCCCACAGCCTGGTGGTGCCTCCCGGAGGGCGGCGTCTGGTCCGCACGGCGCTGACCCCGAGCAGGCGCGGCGACCAGTCCTGCGCGCACGTCACGGTGCGCAGTCACGGGCCGCTGCGGCTGGCGGCGCGCCAGTCCTCGCACTCGGCGCCGTGGACCGTCCGGGTGCTTCCCCCCTTCCGCAGCCGACGCCACCTTCCCGGCAAGCTGTCGAGGCTGCGGGAGCTGGACGGCCAGCACCGCGCGATGATCCGCGGCCAGGGCAGCGAGTTCGACTCGCTGCGCGAGTACGTGCCCGGCGACGACGTCCGCTCCATCGACTGGCGGGCCACCGCGCGCCGCGAGACGGTCGTGGTGCGCACCTGGCGGCCGGAGCGGGACCGCCGCATCCTGCTGGTGCTGGACACCAGCCGCACCTCGGCCGGGCGGGTGGGCGACCTGCCCCGGCTGGAGCACTCGATGGACGCGGCGCTGCTGCTGACCGCGCTGGCCGCCAGGGCCGGGGACCGGGTGGACTTCCTCGCCTACGACCGCCGGGTGCGCGCCCGGGTGCGCGCGCACGGGCGCGGCAGCACGCTGCAGGCGATCGTCTCGGCGATGGCCCCGCTGGAGCCGGAGCTGGTGGAGGTGGACGCGGCGGGGATGGTCGCCGCGGTCCTGGGCGGCCAGCGCCGCAGCCGCCAGCTGGTGGTGCTGCTCACCGATCTCAACGCCGCCGCGCTGGAGGAGGGGCTGCTGCCCCGGCTCGCCGCGCTGACCGCCCGCCACCTGGTGCTCGTGGCGGCCGTGGCCGACCCCCGCGTCACGGAGATGGCCGCTGAGCGGGGGGACACCCGGGCCGTCTACAACGCCGCCGCCGCGCAGCGGACGATCGTGGAGCGCCGCCGGGTCACCGCCGAGTTGCGCCGCCGCGGCGTCGAGGTCGTGGAGGCCGTCCCGGAGGAGCTGGCCCCGGCCCTGGCCGACGCCTACATCACGCTGAAGGCCCAGGGCAGGCTCTGA
- a CDS encoding stage II sporulation protein M — protein sequence MDLDLFTAERRPSWQRLQRLVRRHRRLTGEEIDELVELYQRVSTDLSVLRSTGHDPALAGWLSGLVARARAVITGAHAGSWRDFGRFFTRSFPAALYRLRWWWLVAMAANLLVAFGVGAWVATTPEAQAALGTPEEISAYVEHDFANYYVEHPGASFAAQVWTNNAWVAAQSIVFGAFLCLPAVYVLLLNSANLGVAGGLMAAHGKADVFFGLILPHGLLELTAVFVAGGVGIRIGWAFLVPGHRTRAQALGQEARAAMGVALGLVVVLFVSGLIEGFVTGWVHITWLRIGIGVVAEALFLLYVFTLGRRAVHEGETGDIADAPQTVAVAG from the coding sequence GTGGATCTTGACCTCTTCACCGCCGAGCGCCGCCCCTCCTGGCAACGACTGCAGAGGCTGGTACGCCGCCACCGCCGTCTCACCGGCGAGGAGATCGACGAACTGGTCGAGCTGTACCAGCGGGTCTCCACCGACCTGTCCGTGCTGCGCTCGACGGGGCACGACCCGGCCCTGGCCGGGTGGCTGTCCGGCCTCGTGGCGCGGGCCCGCGCCGTCATCACCGGCGCCCACGCGGGCTCCTGGCGCGACTTCGGCCGGTTCTTCACCCGCTCCTTCCCCGCCGCCCTGTACCGGCTGCGCTGGTGGTGGCTGGTGGCCATGGCGGCCAACCTGCTGGTGGCCTTCGGGGTGGGCGCCTGGGTCGCCACCACCCCCGAGGCGCAGGCGGCCCTGGGCACCCCCGAGGAGATCAGCGCCTACGTCGAGCACGACTTCGCCAACTACTACGTGGAGCACCCGGGCGCGTCGTTCGCCGCCCAGGTGTGGACCAACAACGCCTGGGTCGCGGCGCAGTCGATCGTCTTCGGCGCGTTCCTGTGCCTGCCCGCGGTCTACGTCCTGCTGCTCAACTCCGCCAACCTGGGGGTGGCGGGCGGACTGATGGCCGCCCACGGCAAGGCCGACGTCTTCTTCGGGCTGATCCTGCCGCACGGCCTGCTGGAGTTGACCGCCGTGTTCGTCGCGGGCGGCGTCGGCATCCGGATCGGCTGGGCCTTCCTGGTCCCCGGCCACCGCACCCGCGCCCAGGCGCTGGGCCAGGAGGCCCGGGCCGCCATGGGGGTGGCGCTGGGACTCGTGGTGGTGCTGTTCGTCTCCGGCCTCATCGAGGGCTTCGTGACCGGCTGGGTGCACATCACCTGGCTGCGCATCGGCATCGGCGTGGTCGCCGAGGCCCTGTTCCTGCTCTACGTGTTCACCCTGGGCCGCCGCGCCGTCCACGAGGGCGAGACCGGCGACATCGCCGACGCCCCGCAGACGGTCGCGGTGGCGGGGTGA
- a CDS encoding RDD family protein, translating into MSHSAGHGGQSHLVTGDAVVLDLRPAGFASRAVAVFIDLSVQFFFLLAATLVVVLLADGALDQALPAAIELALIVLTLIGYPVAFETLSRGRSLGKLALGLRVVSGDGSPVRFRQALARALATVVEFWMTSGAVALISSLLNRQGRRVGDFLAGTVVVQERTGRRPGPVIEMPPPMSGWARVAELSRLPADVAATAHQYLTRYTEFTDQTRYEMGVGLANTVSRYVAPPPPPQASPPEYLAAVLAERRRREEERLAHLRGGRS; encoded by the coding sequence GTGTCGCACAGCGCAGGGCACGGCGGACAGTCCCATCTGGTGACGGGGGACGCGGTCGTTCTGGACCTGCGGCCCGCCGGATTCGCCAGTCGCGCGGTGGCCGTCTTCATCGACCTGTCCGTGCAGTTCTTCTTCCTGTTGGCGGCGACGCTGGTCGTCGTGCTCCTGGCCGACGGGGCGCTGGACCAGGCGCTGCCCGCCGCCATCGAGCTGGCGCTCATCGTGCTGACCCTCATCGGCTACCCGGTGGCGTTCGAGACCCTCAGCCGCGGCCGCAGCCTCGGCAAGCTCGCGCTGGGACTGCGGGTGGTCAGCGGCGACGGATCGCCGGTGCGGTTCCGCCAGGCCCTCGCCCGGGCCCTGGCCACGGTGGTGGAGTTCTGGATGACCAGCGGAGCGGTCGCGCTGATCAGTTCGCTGCTGAACCGGCAGGGGCGCAGGGTCGGCGACTTCCTGGCCGGGACCGTCGTCGTGCAGGAGCGCACCGGCCGCCGTCCCGGACCGGTCATCGAGATGCCGCCCCCCATGTCCGGGTGGGCGCGGGTGGCCGAGCTGTCCCGGCTGCCCGCCGACGTCGCCGCGACGGCCCACCAGTACCTGACGCGCTACACCGAGTTCACCGACCAGACCCGCTACGAGATGGGCGTCGGCCTGGCCAACACCGTCTCGCGGTACGTGGCTCCGCCGCCTCCCCCGCAGGCCAGCCCGCCCGAGTACCTGGCCGCCGTGCTGGCCGAGCGCCGCCGCCGCGAGGAGGAGCGGCTCGCCCACCTCCGGGGGGGCCGGTCCTGA
- the ahcY gene encoding adenosylhomocysteinase, producing the protein MAFDFKVADLSLAEFGRKEIRLAEHEMPGLMATRAEFGSAKPLRGARIMGSLHMTVQTAVLIETLVELGAEVRWVSCNIFSTQDHAAAAVVVGPDGTPDDPRGVPVFAWKGETLEEYWWCTDQALTWPDGEGPNMILDDGGDATMLVHKGAQYEKAGTVPDPATADSEEFRVFLELLHKNFAEDSGKWTRIAARIKGVTEETTTGVHRLYEMDREGTLLFPAINVNDSVTKSKFDNRYGCRHSLVDGINRATDVLIGGKVAVVAGYGDVGKGCADSLRGQGARVIVTEIDPICALQAAMDGYQVTTLDDVVETADIFVTATGNRDVITADHMARMKHQAIVGNIGHFDNEIDMAGLAAIPGVEKIEIKPQVHEWRFPDGHSVIVLSEGRLLNLGNATGHPSFVMSNSFTNQVIAQIELFTKTDEYPTGVHVLPKHLDEKVARLHLDALGVKLTQLTKKQADYIGVDAAGPYKPDHYRY; encoded by the coding sequence ATGGCATTCGACTTCAAGGTCGCCGACCTCTCGCTGGCCGAATTCGGACGCAAGGAGATCCGCCTCGCCGAACACGAGATGCCCGGACTCATGGCCACCCGGGCGGAGTTCGGCTCCGCGAAACCGCTCAGAGGCGCCAGAATCATGGGCTCGCTGCACATGACCGTCCAGACCGCGGTCCTGATCGAGACCCTGGTCGAGCTGGGCGCCGAGGTGCGCTGGGTCAGCTGCAACATCTTCTCCACCCAGGACCACGCCGCCGCGGCCGTCGTCGTCGGACCCGACGGAACGCCCGACGACCCCCGCGGGGTGCCCGTCTTCGCCTGGAAGGGCGAGACGCTCGAAGAGTACTGGTGGTGCACCGACCAGGCGCTGACCTGGCCCGACGGCGAGGGCCCGAACATGATCCTGGACGACGGCGGCGACGCCACGATGCTCGTCCACAAGGGTGCCCAGTACGAGAAGGCCGGGACCGTCCCCGATCCCGCCACCGCCGACAGCGAGGAGTTCCGCGTCTTCCTGGAACTGCTCCACAAGAACTTCGCCGAGGACTCCGGCAAGTGGACGAGGATCGCCGCCCGGATCAAGGGGGTCACCGAGGAGACCACCACCGGCGTGCACCGCCTCTACGAGATGGACCGCGAGGGCACGCTGCTCTTCCCGGCGATCAACGTCAACGACTCCGTCACCAAGAGCAAGTTCGACAACAGGTACGGCTGCCGCCACTCGCTGGTCGACGGCATCAACCGCGCCACCGACGTGCTCATCGGCGGCAAGGTCGCGGTCGTGGCCGGATACGGCGACGTCGGCAAGGGCTGCGCGGACTCGCTGCGCGGCCAGGGCGCCCGCGTCATCGTCACCGAGATCGACCCCATCTGCGCGCTCCAGGCCGCGATGGACGGCTACCAGGTCACCACCCTCGACGACGTCGTCGAGACCGCCGACATCTTCGTCACCGCGACCGGCAACCGCGACGTCATCACGGCCGACCACATGGCCCGCATGAAGCACCAGGCCATCGTGGGCAACATCGGCCACTTCGACAACGAGATCGACATGGCGGGGCTCGCCGCGATCCCGGGCGTCGAGAAGATCGAGATCAAGCCGCAGGTGCACGAGTGGCGGTTCCCCGACGGGCACTCCGTCATCGTGCTGTCGGAGGGCCGTCTGCTGAACCTGGGCAACGCCACCGGCCACCCCAGCTTCGTGATGTCCAACAGCTTCACCAACCAGGTGATCGCCCAGATCGAGCTGTTCACCAAGACCGACGAGTACCCGACCGGCGTGCACGTGCTGCCCAAGCACCTCGACGAGAAGGTCGCCCGGCTGCACCTGGACGCGCTCGGCGTGAAGCTGACCCAGCTCACCAAGAAACAGGCCGACTACATCGGCGTCGACGCCGCCGGCCCCTACAAGCCCGACCACTACCGGTACTGA